The following proteins are encoded in a genomic region of Flammeovirga pectinis:
- a CDS encoding SH3 domain-containing protein, with the protein MKNKIEEADQLFDAKQYIDAYKIYDNLLEDDQVFSSRMLLRMSYIQEGQGNYSLALYLLNLQYRLTADRQTSNKMSKIASDHNLLGYQYSDKEYFTSFFNKKKVEIGIGVIVLLGICLVLMYLRRREQHSITTLTFGVAVISLLGLWAFNGGVIREQGIVMPSGALLMDGPSAGSKNISKLVPGERVMISGETDIWYKVTLPNEATGFLRKGRVFDVK; encoded by the coding sequence ATGAAAAACAAAATTGAAGAGGCGGATCAACTTTTTGACGCCAAACAGTACATTGATGCTTATAAAATTTATGATAATCTTTTAGAAGATGATCAAGTTTTTTCATCAAGAATGTTACTTCGTATGTCTTATATTCAAGAGGGACAAGGAAATTATTCTTTGGCTTTGTACCTATTGAATTTACAATATAGACTTACAGCAGATAGACAAACGTCTAACAAGATGTCTAAAATTGCAAGTGACCATAATCTTTTAGGATATCAATATTCCGATAAAGAATACTTCACCTCATTTTTTAATAAAAAGAAAGTTGAGATTGGTATAGGTGTCATTGTTCTTTTAGGAATTTGTTTGGTACTAATGTATCTACGTCGAAGAGAGCAACATTCTATTACTACACTTACCTTTGGAGTAGCTGTAATTAGCTTACTAGGACTTTGGGCCTTTAATGGTGGTGTAATTAGAGAACAAGGTATTGTAATGCCTTCTGGGGCACTTTTAATGGATGGTCCTTCTGCAGGTAGTAAAAATATTTCTAAGCTTGTACCAGGCGAAAGAGTAATGATATCTGGAGAAACAGACATTTGGTATAAAGTTACTTTACCAAATGAAGCAACAGGATTCCTAAGAAAGGGTAGAGTGTTTG